A stretch of Gossypium hirsutum isolate 1008001.06 chromosome A06, Gossypium_hirsutum_v2.1, whole genome shotgun sequence DNA encodes these proteins:
- the LOC121230335 gene encoding putative clathrin assembly protein At4g40080 gives MGYHKRLRIVSGILKDKGSFVKTTLSTKRHKASTRRVILRATTHGSSVPPSDHRIAAVIGLGHGSRFTACTCIQAVMDRLHRTKDSSVAVKCLYTIHNIINKGSFILKDQLAVYPSSGGRNFLNLSTFRDGSDSETCDMSAWVRWYAGILEQNLMVSRILGYHLNSPRSKNEIIGFLNSDLLKELDVLVNFADHLGNVPADSLYLQRKSLVHEIVRLVSEDYRSVQREIFVRVTELGARMASLSWSECTEFLSCINRFEGCKDRIAVLLVNRNRNDDLWGLIKETKANLVAAIEKKENKGKMVVVATADNESNNLTRFSQLFRLAPSGRWVEF, from the coding sequence ATGGGGTATCACAAAAGGCTTAGAATCGTCTCCGGAATTTTAAAAGACAAGGGTTCATTTGTCAAAACAACTTTATCAACGAAGCGCCACAAAGCTTCCACTCGTCGCGTCATTCTACGAGCCACCACCCACGGCTCCTCTGTTCCCCCATCAGATCACCGAATCGCAGCCGTTATAGGCCTTGGTCATGGCTCACGTTTCACAGCATGCACTTGTATACAAGCCGTCATGGACCGTCTACACCGCACCAAAGATTCATCGGTCGCTGTCAAATGTCTCTACACAATCCATAACATAATAAACAAAGGTTCCTTCATCTTGAAAGATCAGCTCGCGGTTTACCCTTCTTCCGGTGGCCGGAATTTTCTCAACTTATCGACGTTCCGAGACGGTTCCGATTCAGAGACATGCGACATGTCGGCATGGGTCCGATGGTACGCCGGAATCTTGGAACAAAATTTGATGGTCTCGAGGATCTTGGGTTATCACCTTAACTCACCACGATCCAAGAACGAAATCATAGGGTTTTTGAACTCGGATTTACTAAAGGAACTTGATGTTCTTGTTAATTTTGCCGATCATTTGGGTAATGTACCGGCCGATTCACTTTATCTTCAACGGAAGAGCTTGGTACACGAGATTGTGAGATTGGTTAGCGAAGATTATAGATCAGTACAACGTGAAATCTTCGTCCGAGTCACGGAACTCGGAGCGAGGATGGCGAGTTTGAGTTGGAGTGAGTGTACTGAGTTCCTGAGTTGTATAAACAGGTTCGAGGGTTGCAAGGACAGGATAGCTGTGTTGTTGGTGAACAGGAACAGGAACGATGATTTGTGGGGTTTGATAAAGGAGACGAAGGCGAACCTTGTGGCGGCGATTGAAAAGAAGGAGAATAAAGGGAAAATGGTGGTGGTTGCAACGGCGGACAATGAGTCGAACAATTTGACTCGGTTTAGCCAGTTGTTTCGGTTGGCGCCTAGTGGGCGGTGGGTTGAGTTTTGA